The Capsicum annuum cultivar UCD-10X-F1 chromosome 3, UCD10Xv1.1, whole genome shotgun sequence genomic sequence AAATCATGTAGCGTATTGACAGTGTAGAATGTTGTTGTATATTAAGAAATCATATGGATAGTTGTTCCTGTTAATACTGTTCTTTGAAGAATATTGCATATATAATGCAACAAAATGAAAAGATAATAATCAAGATATCGAATGTGAGGGCAGTTTTTGCCTGATCACTCAGCTCCATGTTCCTTCCACCAAGTCGGTCCACCATGTCTGGGACAGATTCCCAGTTTTCTACTTCTAGCATGTGTGGATCTTGCAGCTTCATTCTCATTTTCTCAGCTTCCCGACTCGCTGCCTCCTGAGCAAGTGTCCAATCATAGAATCGACGTTGTTCCTCATCACTCAGGACATCATAAATTTCTCTTAGTTTCATGAATTTCTCTGATGCTGTTCTTATGGGAAGGTTAGTTGTGTCTGGATGATACTCCTTTGATAGCCTCCTATAAGCAGCTTTAATTTCTTCCAGGTCAGCTGTTGCAGATACTCCCAAGAACCTGAATTGACAAACGTACATTGATCACTGGTTTCTCCTTGTGCTATGGATCTCGAAACATGGGAATTAGAATTTTATGATTGAACTTTATCTCTTGTGACATCAGGTTTATTAGCTGAACtgttgtatgtatattttatGATTGAACAGGCAGTTATGCGTATATTTTTTCGATCAAGTTATATGTAAACTCTGAGCCACACATTAAGAGATAAGATATTAGCAAACTTTCTGAAGATAGAAACTAGAAAATGAAAACTAACTGGTAGTGAGAATTAGCTGAACTGTTGAGCAGGTCAGAGAATTTTTCATCAAGGAGATTCTTTTCATCTGTTCTGATTCGTTCTTGTGTAGATTGTGATGTACTTCCTCCTATCCATCCTTCATCTTCATTCTCCCAGTGAATTCTTGTGTCAACACCAAGAGGGGCACGTTTTCGCCCACGGGGCCCTTCTTGGGCAGCATAAATCTGGAAGCCAGCACCCCGGCTTCTTTGTTTTGTTGTCAACCAACGGCCATCAGTTCTGTGCTCAGTGGTTTGGTTCCTGGAAAGGAAGGTTAATGGAGCTGGTGGAGCTGTTGCTGAGGCCATGGAAATAGAAATTTGTTTGTGTCTGTGACTTGGAGTATAGTCTAAGAGGAGGGGGCTTCTCACCAGTCACCACCTAGTCTTTCTGTGTGGCTGAGGAAATAACTAAACATTTTGTTTGCTTTTGTCCTCATTTGTGAGATATCAATAATTTTGGAGTGATTTTTGTACACCAACAATTTATAAGAGAATTTTTATATGCCATAAATTGAAATACATTAATTCTGCTCATTGGCGTCCTTGACTTTAGCGTCTGCCTCAAGTACGAAATCAAACGTCGGTcagtaacttgaaaataaagtaGGCTACTTGTTATAAAAAATCAAAGTACTAAATggtaatataaaatatttatagtgCCAGTGGATGTACAAGTTAAATCCATGTTCTTGTACTCCTAGAAAAACTGGATAGATACATCTTGGCAGTTCAAAACCTATGAACTGGTTAGTCAAGTCAGCAAATAAAAACTATACGAGGGCACTATAGTTGTGGtttgtattttttcttaattattttttttgtggtaTATCTGTTTCAAGTTTCAGATGGTCCAAAATTTTGAGTACAAAGCCAACTGGTTCCACATTTAATGAGTTGTGTGGTCTCTATGCATCTATTTCTTACTAAATCCAAGGGGATAAATACCATCACACTCCTCTCTAAAGGGTTCGATGACCAAAAAATATGTTAGTACTAGAATTTTTTCACACAATCACTTGATTTTAAACAGCAGGACTGGAGTTTAATGTGATTTTATGATCTTTATGTAGCAGGAAAAAGAGAGCCAAGTTGTTCTCTCTAGCCAAAAAATGTTTTTATTAAGTATATGCCCCTTTTCGTCTGAATTAAGTGATAAGTTTTAAATGCTGAAgttgattttataaataaataatttcgtGTTTTAATAGTGTGTGTTTGGTCAAAAAGTGTCgataagttatttttttattagaataACTAAAGAATCCTTAAAAGGTTTGCcaaagattataaaatttaaaagtatccctataaagaaaaggagaaatgatGAATACAAAGTGACGAGGAAGCTAGGAGTTTTGTTttgtgaaaagaaaaattattaaagttAAGATTGTAAATATCTGGTCAAATTAGAAGTGCTTGTAAGTTGAAAAATCATAAGTTGAGGACAACCAACTTATAGCTTTTGACTGTTTTTGACTCCTAAGCACTTAAGTTATAAGTATTTTGATACTTACCGGATacttaaaacatattaaaaaatacttataaTCAGCCTCATAATCTCCCTTGCTTCCATTCCTAAAGGAGGATCTCTATACAAATACCattacaaacaacaacaacaacaaacccagtgtattcccacttagtggggtctgggggggtaagatgtacgcagtccatacctctacctctgatgaagtagaaaggctgtttccgaaagacccccggctcaagtcacgagatatcacacaaacacatagtacagcacagaagcagatgacataacatagatacggcacccataaggaatataaaacagagtagagcaggaatgcaggaatataaagcagaggaaagcacacatataCAAATACCATTACATGCTAATTAATTAGGAAGGCAGATCGAGTAATGTTTAAGCAACAATGAAGAATAGCTTAAATATGGCAGTTCAGTGTAGTAAAGCTTCCGTTATGTGTGGGGTTTAGAGAAGAGTCTGTTAGCTTCCCATATCcaagtaatatattttaataatgacaaactaatctATTGCTAATATGCAGGATACACCAGAAAGATAATCAAGGCAAGAAAGATCATCATGGAGATATACTTTGAAGACAGAACCAATCTCGATCGGATACAACATCAAGAGAAAGATCATTAGGAAGATATACTTGGAAGACCATCCCTCGCCACAAGGAAGATCTAGGACGGGACATTAATAGAAAATCCCTCAAGATCTTCTCAGATTCCAAATTACAAGGAAAATAATCAACAAGATCGTAGAGCAACATGGAAAGGAAACCACACCCGCttcatggacatatctgatatgaacATGAATGGTCGTGATTCAAGGAAAataacatcttatacatggacaTATATCTGATATGACGTATTACCCTCAATCAAGGAACCAtatcaaatccttgattgagaagaaattccATGGGTTTCCTTTTGGAGAAAAGCAGCAGCATCAACCGAAGAATTTAAATAGAGAAGACGGGAAATTCAAAGAATCACACAACTTCACAGGAAATTCTtagtgtgtctcaatcttagtctcaataAAGCTTTGTACTTTTTGGTTTACAATAGTTATAAAAGGGTAAGATCGAGTCGACTTAGTCACACCAGTTGAGgctatgtcacaagatctgaaaatCAAAATAAGCTTCAGAACTTGTTCACTACATCTGTACTTCGACTCTACTTTGAAAAGCTGTAAGGAATCTTTGAAATCCAAGgagactggaagtaggcaccacattggtgttccgaaccaggataaatctttgttaAGGCTGACCAGTATTTATTAATAGATTTCTTGCTTATTTATTTGAATCTAATCTATTCTGTTAAGTATACTGATGAGTTGATTGTCAAGGTTGACTAGTCAACTCaagaaaaattttcaattcacccccttgaatttcaattggtatcagagcaggtcttaCCAACGGTGTTGCTTAACCACACATGATCAAAAAACCAATGACAAACTATCAGATTTCAGGAGCTCTCCTTTAAGATGGTCACTCTTCCAcgagaccaccatacttcaatggaCAACACTACTTTTATTGGAAGAACAAATTCAAAATCTTTGTTCagtcaaatgacttccaagcgtGGGTTGTCATTAAGAAGGGACCAAAACTCATTTTGGGAATCAAAGAAAAACAGAAGGACAAGGACTTAAGTAGTGTTGATGTGGaagacttaaaaaattttaaagtcaccaaagaacaacaagaggtaattcaaactaatgctaAAGCTATAAGTTTACTCCTTTGTGCAGTTAGTAGTgaagaatatgacaagatatcaacatgTAAAATTGCAAAAGAGATGTAGGACAAATTAtaagtaacctatgaaggaaccaccaaagtcaaaaaggaaaaaatcagcGCTCTGATTAATGAGTACGAGCTCTTCAAGATGGAAGAAAATGAAAGCGTGGAATCAATGTTTGCTAGATTTAGTAAAATTGTATGTGAACTGAAGTCCTTGGAGATGATCTATCCACACAGTCTGCAAGTCCAAAGGCTTGAAAAAAGTCTCCCAAAAGCTTGAAAAACCAAAGCTGCCATTCTAGAAAATAGGGATCTCCATGATATGACCTACAAAAAATTAAGAGATAATCTCATTGCCTATGAAcgaaattatatcaacaggtacAACAAGgagaaaagaagaaaccagtagccttcaatGTTGTCACAACTGGAGAAGAAGAATCCCTAGCAGAAGATAACAGTGAGGGAATGACTCTCATAAATTGCAAAGTAAGGCATCTTTTAAAACAAAGGCAACAGAGACCTCAAGGATACAGAAAACTTTAGAAGCTTGATCAAAACGAAAGCTTGAAGAGGAAATAAGGAACTGACAAATTAAACTTGAAGCATGTTAAATTGAAATTGACTTACTTCAAGAAAAACTTGATGATGTGAAGATGCAATTAAACAACATTAGAAAATCACCAAGTCACAGTTCCATTAGATCAAATTCCTTTAAAACTAAATCAAGCTCCTTATCAAGTTTGTTTGAGTCAGCTAAAACCTTTTTCTCCTTTCAAGGACCACTATGCTACACCTATGATAAAAAGGACAAAAATCTCACAACTGCAAACAAAAGTCTAAAGGCATGTGGATGTGGCGACCCAAAGAAAACACATCTAACcctcaaggacccaagaccacttgggtacctaaataaaattaattttcttttattaaaggagaaaatacaCAAAAGCTATGAGAGAGAAATATGGGACATAGATAACGGATGTTCTAGACATATGACTGGCAAAAAGGAAAGTTTTTATTCTCTAAAGAAAATTGAAGGAGGATCAATCAATTTGGAGATAATGCCAAAGGTGACATCGTCAGAATCGTCTATGTAAAGCTCAACTCTTTCTGTGAGCTTATTGAATTCTATCTCGTGGAAGGACTCAAACACAATCTGATGAGTATCAGTCAACTATGTGATGCAGgtataacaccccgatttttttgaaccggaatgctacacggtgctcatgaccccgaaggaccacaagctaacccatgactaatatctgtacctgtatactgtataatatatcataaaatacggaaacatgaacatgaaaggccataaggttcgaaatgaacaaacgtctgataacaaaatatctgaaaaaggtataacaataccaaaacaaaactgtaataACTGTttgacatgctgtagtctgaaagcctctaaattgtctgaataaaaagttgaaaaaatatgtctccaactaactccatctagcaattgaatagtaaatgtagcaataatcatattatcctcgaatgagaaggactcaccgcaaactctaaacactgaactgctactgctgatctggagttcgtgcctctgaacctatggtgtaacataagagaaagcaccatagcgcaNNNNNNNNNNNNNNNNNNNNNNNNNNNNNNNNNNNNNNNNNNNNNNNNNNNNNNNNNNNNNNNNNNNNNNNNNNNNNNNNNNNNNNNNNNNNNNNNNNNNNNNNNNNNNNNNNNNNNNNNNNNNNNNNNNNNNNNNNNNNNNNNNNNNNNNNNNNNNNNNNNNNNNNNNNNNNNNNNNNNNNNNNNNNNNNNNNNNNNNNNNNNNNNNNNNNNNNNNNNNNNNNNNNNNNNNNNNNNNNNNNNNNNNNNNNNNNNNNNNNNNNNNNNNNNNNNNNNNNNNNNNNNNNNNNNNNNNNNNNNNNNNNNNNNNNNNNNNNNNNNNNNNNNNNNNNNNNNNNNNNNNNNNNNNNNNNNNNNNNNNNNNNNNNNNNNNNNNNNNNNNNNNNNNNNNNNNNNNNNNNNNNNNNNNNNNNNNNNNNNNNNNNNNNNNNNNNNNNNNNNNNNNNNNNNNNNNNNNNNNNNNNNNNNNNNNNNNNNNNNNNNNNNNNNNNNNNNNNNNNNNNNNNNNNNNNNNNNNNNNNNNNNNNNNNNNNNNNNNNNNNNNNNNNNNNNNNNNNNNNNNNNNNNNNNNNNNNNNNNNNNNNNNNNNNNNNNNNNNNNNNNNNNNNNNNNNNNNNNNNNNNNNNNNNNNNNNNNNNNNNNNNNNNNNNNNNNNNNNNNNNNNNNNNNNNNNNNNNNNNNNNNNNNNNNNNNNNNNNNNNNNNNNNNNNNNNNNNNNNNNNNNNNNNNNNNNNNNNNNNNNNNNNNNNNNNNNNNNNNNNNNNNNNNNNNNNNNNNNNNNNNNNNNNNNNNNNNNNNNNNNNNNNNNNNNNNNNNNNNNNNNNNNNNNNNNNNNNNNNNNNNNNNNNNNNNNNNNNNNNNNNNNNNNNNNNNNNNNNNNNNNNNNNNNNNNNNNNNNNNNNNNNNNNNNNNNNNNNNNNNNNNNNNNNNNNNNNNNNNNNNNNNNNNNNNNNNNNNNNNNNNNNNNNNNNNNNNNNNNNNNNNNNNNNNNNNNNNNNNNNNNNNNNNNNNNNNNNNNNNNNNNNNNNNNNNNNNNNNNNNNNNNNNNNNNNNNNNNNNNNNNNNNNNNNNNNNNNNNNNNNNNNNNNNNNNNNNNNNNNNNNNNNNNNNNNNNNNNNNNNNNNNNNNNNNNNNNNNNNNNNNNNNNNNNNNNNNNNNNNNNNNNNNNNNNNNNNNNNNNNNNNNNNNNNNNNNNNNNNNNNNNNNNNNNNNNNNNNNNNNNNNNNNNNNNNNNNNNNNNNNNNNNNNNNNNNNNNNNNNNNNNNNNNNNNNNNNNNNNNNNNNNNNNNNNNNNNNNNNNNNNNNNNNNNNNNNNNNNNNNNNNNNNNNNNNNNNNNNNNNNNNNNNNNNNNNNNNNNNNNNNNNNNNNNNNNNNNNNNNNNNNNNNNNNNNNNNNNNNNNNNNNNNNNNNNNNNNNNNNNNNNNNNNNNNNNNNNNNNNNNNNNNNNNNNNNNNNNNNNNNNNNNNNNNNNNNNNNNNNNNNNNNNNNNNNNNNNNNNNNNNNNNNNNNNNNNNNNNNNNNNNNNNNNNNNNNNNNNNNNNNNNNNNNNNNNNNNNNNNNNNNNNNNNNNNNNNNNNNNNNNNNNNNNNNNNNNNNNNNNNNNNNNNNNNNNNNNNNNNNNNNNNNNNNNNNNNNNNNNNNNNNNNNNNNNNNNNNNNNNNNNNNNNNNNNNNNNNNNNNNNNNNNNNNNNNNNNNNNNNNNNNNNNNNNNNNNNNNNNNNNNNNNNNNNNNNNNNNNNNNNNNNNNNNNNNNNNNNNNNNNNNNNNNNNNNNNNNNNNNNNNNNNNNNNNNNNNNNNNNNNNNNNNNNNNNNNNNNNNNNNNNNNNNNNNNNNNNNNNNNNNNNNNNNNNNNNNNNNNNNNNNNNNNNNNNNNNNNNNNNNNNNNNNNNNNNNNNNNNNNNNNNNNNNNNNNNNNNNNNNNNNNNNNNNNNNNNNNNNNNNNNNNNNNNNNNNNNNNNNNNNNNNNNNNNNNNNNNNNNNNNNNNNNNNNNNNNNNNNNNNNNNNNNNNNNNNNNNNNNNNNNNNNNNNNNNNNNNNNNNNNNNNNNNNNNNNNNNNNNNNNNNNNNNNNNNNNNNNNNNNNNNNNNNNNNNNNNNNNNNNNNNNNNNNNNNNNNNNNNNNNNNNNNNNNNNNNNNNNNNNNNNNNNNNNNNNNNNNNNNNNNNNNNNNNNNNNNNNNNNNNNNNNNNNNNNNNNNNNNNNNNNNNNNNNNNNNNNNNNNNNNNNNNNNNNNNNNNNNNNNNNNNNNNNNNNNNNNNNNNNNNNNNNNNNNNNNNNNNNNNNNNNNNNNNNNNNNNNNNNNNNNNNNNNNNNNNNNNNNNNNNNNNNNNNNNNNNNNNNNNNNNNNNNNNNNNNNNNNNNNNNNNNNNNNNNNNNNNNNNNNNNNNNNNNNNNNNNNNNNNNNNNNNNNNNNNNNNNNNNNNNNNNNNNNNNNNNNNNNNNNNNNNNNNNNNNNNNNNNNNNNNNNNNNNNNNNNNNNNNNNNNNNNNNNNNNNNNNNNNNNNNNNNNNNNNNNNNNNNNNNNNNNNNNNNNNNNNNNNNNNNNNNNNNNNNNNNNNNNNNNNNNNNNNNNNNNNNNNNNNNNNNNNNNNNNNNNNNNNNNNNNNNNNNNNNNNNNNNNNNNNNNNNNNNNNNNNNNNNNNNNNNNNNNNNNNNNNNNNNNNNNNNNNNNNNNNNNNNNNNNNNNNNNNNNNNNNNNNNNNNNNNNNNNNNNNNNNNNNNNNNNNNNNNNNNNNNNNNNNNNNNNNNNNNNNNNNNNNNNNNNNNNNNNNNNNNNNNNNNNNNNNNNNNNNNNNNNNNNNNNNNNNNNNNNNNNNNNNNNNNNNNNNNNNNNNNNNNNNNNNNNNNNNNNNNNNNNNNNNNNNNNNNNNNNNNNNNNNNNNNNNNNNNNNNNNNNNNNNNNNNNNNNNNNNNNNNNNNNNNNNNNNNNNNNNNNNNNNNNNNNNNNNNNNNNNNNNNNNNNNNNNNNNNNNNNNNNNNNNNNNNNNNNNNNNNNNNNNgtgcctctgaacctatgg encodes the following:
- the LOC107863987 gene encoding NAD(P)H-quinone oxidoreductase subunit T, chloroplastic, giving the protein MASATAPPAPLTFLSRNQTTEHRTDGRWLTTKQRSRGAGFQIYAAQEGPRGRKRAPLGVDTRIHWENEDEGWIGGSTSQSTQERIRTDEKNLLDEKFSDLLNSSANSHYQFLGVSATADLEEIKAAYRRLSKEYHPDTTNLPIRTASEKFMKLREIYDVLSDEEQRRFYDWTLAQEAASREAEKMRMKLQDPHMLEVENWESVPDMVDRLGGRNMELSDQAKTALTFDILIIIFSFCCIIYAIFFKEQY